Proteins encoded within one genomic window of Kibdelosporangium phytohabitans:
- a CDS encoding AAA family ATPase, whose protein sequence is MGRPRLPDHLGILLTDEPVVDLYSYGPWRVPDGLLEEIAERARVLNSDPRVAELPYSLTDFYGGPATVVGAELWCVVPYLSGVAAVRGGNRADLEAELLSAFRAEQIPVNREPTWFTARTNKFRPPGDWLIAAAGDDPGKRELAYQLARECLDVFAGIEPFERRRQAAVKLYELPKPEVEGRVPYTNLVNFWARSATDEILADLPELAGAVNHLEWVVTGFVAAHERLRAAISGWEAAAGIASLLQQVGVWESPAEFAVFTDASLYENVKKYVGQPFAESWGNEVRAWLARGLIEGEADACRAWLDMATRLEACFRGLPEGPNSTGSQLPVTSFQRTVREMFTRRPLVNPLEKRFPVVTQQRQEGPAPVRAEFSLVGQPELTAAVRDLMVERPGDERQVRLMVTGPDASGRRTAVSTLIQNLVDNRVVTSSRWVSDPIYTTLDASGALQQLTRDVRECLAERALLVIDGLDRIVGFERCGTAVAEELRRSLKRHPDLAVIVVCGPGGDTRLFDTNPALYQLFTVARTTEFTDKHYAELLKRAVARRGATISRAVSLTAGVLLTRTPPLLNLRGARLVEHLAEQSVLAARKRAKVGPARSVGVTEADLPRQLVPGDLAGSDPQAELDSCIGLEKIKRELALLVAEEKAHRMRREAGMVVDARARHMVFTGPPGTGKTMVARILGRMFAATGVLSSGHIVVVDRADLVHGEGWEIGPRVRRLVDRAVGGVLCVESAHELQPSEDDWRNRETVNALVAAVQSHAKDLVVVLTGPDAGVNGLLKSEPDLAAYFPSVLRFPALTEDSFVALFQARAAAAGFTLRDGVLQKVRSLVTSTPTGNARLAIGLLERAIARQARRVLADGVVGEDESLHEILADDVPGTLATTSWVELPNDPLAEIDKLIGLDSVKHEVRLLVSEAKADRMRREAGIPLASPTRHLVFTGSPGTAKTTMARLLAAVYAKLGLLSSGHLVEVSRGDLIGEYLGQTAPKVRAAVAKALGGVLFIDEAYSLTDAWYDDYGSEAIAELIKLMEEHREDLVVIVAGYDGKMAKFMDKNPGLASRFPSKLRFPDYSDDELVAIFTAMTSKAGYELHPDVVPAFRALLRHTSRGESFGNGRFVRNMFDRAVALQGHRITSDDESSPEIRLLLAEDLPASQDSGRDAPIGQYL, encoded by the coding sequence ATGGGGCGGCCGCGACTGCCTGACCACCTGGGCATACTGCTGACCGACGAGCCTGTCGTGGACTTGTACTCGTATGGCCCGTGGCGTGTGCCGGACGGGCTGCTCGAGGAGATCGCCGAGCGGGCGCGTGTGCTCAACAGCGATCCGCGGGTGGCTGAACTGCCGTACTCCCTGACCGATTTCTACGGTGGGCCCGCCACTGTCGTCGGTGCCGAACTGTGGTGCGTGGTCCCGTATCTGTCCGGTGTCGCGGCGGTGCGCGGAGGCAACCGCGCCGATCTTGAAGCTGAGCTACTAAGCGCGTTCCGTGCCGAGCAGATCCCCGTCAACCGCGAGCCGACGTGGTTCACCGCGCGCACCAACAAGTTCCGCCCGCCCGGTGACTGGCTGATCGCCGCGGCCGGTGACGACCCCGGCAAGCGCGAGCTGGCGTACCAGCTCGCGCGGGAGTGCCTGGACGTCTTCGCCGGGATCGAGCCGTTCGAGCGGCGCCGCCAAGCCGCCGTCAAGCTGTACGAGCTGCCCAAACCCGAGGTGGAGGGCCGCGTCCCGTACACCAACCTGGTCAACTTCTGGGCCCGCTCGGCCACCGACGAGATCCTGGCCGACCTGCCTGAGCTGGCCGGCGCGGTGAACCACCTGGAGTGGGTGGTCACCGGGTTCGTCGCGGCGCACGAGCGGCTGCGCGCGGCGATCTCCGGCTGGGAGGCCGCCGCCGGGATCGCGAGCCTGCTGCAGCAGGTGGGCGTCTGGGAGAGCCCGGCCGAGTTCGCGGTGTTCACCGACGCGTCGCTGTACGAGAACGTCAAGAAGTACGTCGGCCAGCCGTTCGCCGAGAGCTGGGGGAACGAGGTCCGCGCGTGGCTCGCCCGCGGGCTGATCGAGGGCGAGGCGGACGCGTGCCGGGCGTGGCTGGACATGGCGACGCGTTTGGAGGCGTGTTTCCGGGGCCTGCCCGAGGGGCCGAACTCCACCGGTTCGCAGCTGCCGGTGACCAGCTTCCAGCGGACCGTCCGCGAGATGTTCACGCGGCGGCCGTTGGTCAACCCGCTGGAGAAGCGGTTCCCGGTGGTCACCCAGCAGCGCCAGGAGGGGCCCGCGCCGGTGCGGGCGGAGTTTTCGCTGGTCGGGCAGCCTGAGCTGACGGCGGCCGTGCGCGATCTGATGGTGGAACGGCCGGGTGACGAACGCCAGGTCCGGCTGATGGTCACCGGGCCCGACGCGTCCGGGCGCCGGACGGCCGTGAGCACGTTGATCCAGAACCTCGTGGACAACCGTGTCGTGACGTCGTCGCGCTGGGTTTCCGACCCGATCTACACCACGCTCGACGCCAGCGGCGCGTTGCAGCAGCTGACCAGGGACGTCCGCGAGTGCCTCGCCGAGCGGGCGCTGCTGGTCATCGACGGGCTCGACCGGATCGTGGGCTTCGAGCGGTGCGGGACGGCGGTGGCCGAGGAATTGCGCCGCAGCCTCAAACGGCACCCGGACCTCGCCGTCATCGTTGTGTGCGGGCCCGGTGGCGACACCAGGTTGTTCGACACGAACCCGGCTTTGTACCAACTCTTCACAGTGGCGAGGACGACCGAGTTCACCGACAAGCACTATGCAGAACTGCTTAAAAGGGCGGTGGCCCGCCGGGGCGCGACGATCAGCCGGGCGGTCAGCCTCACCGCCGGTGTCCTGCTCACCCGCACTCCCCCGCTGCTGAACCTGCGCGGCGCCCGGCTGGTCGAGCACCTGGCTGAGCAGTCGGTGCTCGCGGCGCGCAAACGCGCCAAGGTCGGGCCGGCGCGGTCGGTCGGCGTGACCGAGGCCGATCTGCCGCGCCAGCTCGTTCCCGGTGACCTCGCCGGGTCCGACCCGCAGGCCGAGCTGGACTCGTGCATCGGCTTGGAGAAGATCAAACGCGAACTGGCGCTGCTGGTGGCCGAGGAGAAGGCCCACCGGATGCGCCGTGAGGCCGGGATGGTGGTGGACGCCCGGGCACGCCACATGGTCTTCACCGGTCCGCCCGGCACAGGCAAGACCATGGTGGCGCGAATTCTCGGCCGCATGTTCGCCGCGACCGGTGTCCTCTCGTCCGGGCACATCGTGGTGGTCGACCGGGCGGACCTCGTGCACGGCGAAGGCTGGGAGATCGGGCCGCGGGTCCGGCGCCTGGTCGACCGGGCCGTCGGCGGTGTGCTGTGCGTGGAGTCCGCGCACGAGTTGCAACCGAGCGAGGACGATTGGCGCAACCGTGAGACCGTCAACGCGTTGGTGGCCGCTGTGCAGAGCCACGCGAAGGATCTCGTGGTCGTGCTCACCGGCCCGGACGCGGGCGTCAACGGCCTGCTGAAGTCCGAACCGGACCTGGCCGCGTATTTCCCGTCCGTCCTGAGGTTCCCGGCGTTGACCGAGGACAGCTTCGTGGCGCTGTTCCAGGCGCGGGCCGCGGCCGCCGGGTTCACCTTGCGCGACGGGGTGCTGCAGAAGGTCCGCAGCCTGGTGACGTCCACGCCGACCGGCAACGCCCGGCTGGCGATCGGGCTGCTGGAACGCGCCATCGCCCGGCAGGCCCGGCGGGTGCTGGCCGACGGCGTGGTCGGCGAGGACGAGTCGCTGCACGAGATCCTGGCCGACGACGTGCCCGGCACGCTGGCGACCACGTCGTGGGTGGAGCTGCCCAACGACCCGCTGGCGGAGATCGACAAGCTGATCGGTCTCGATTCCGTCAAGCACGAGGTGCGGTTGCTGGTGTCCGAGGCGAAGGCCGACCGGATGCGCCGCGAGGCCGGGATCCCACTGGCCTCTCCCACGCGCCACCTCGTCTTCACCGGCAGCCCCGGCACCGCGAAGACGACCATGGCCCGGCTGCTGGCGGCGGTCTACGCCAAGCTCGGGCTGCTGTCGTCCGGGCACCTGGTCGAGGTGTCCCGTGGCGACCTGATCGGCGAGTACCTCGGCCAGACGGCGCCGAAAGTGCGTGCGGCGGTGGCCAAGGCGCTCGGCGGCGTGCTGTTCATCGACGAGGCCTATTCGCTGACTGACGCGTGGTACGACGACTACGGCTCGGAGGCGATCGCCGAGCTGATCAAGCTCATGGAGGAGCACCGCGAGGATCTCGTCGTCATCGTCGCGGGCTACGACGGCAAGATGGCCAAGTTCATGGACAAGAACCCGGGCTTGGCGTCCCGGTTCCCGTCCAAGCTGCGGTTCCCCGACTACAGCGACGACGAGCTGGTCGCGATCTTCACGGCGATGACGTCGAAAGCGGGCTACGAGCTGCACCCGGACGTGGTCCCGGCGTTCCGCGCGTTGCTCAGGCACACCTCGCGGGGCGAGTCGTTCGGCAACGGCCGGTTCGTGCGGAACATGTTCGACCGGGCGGTGGCCCTGCAGGGCCACCGGATCACCAGCGACGACGAGTCGTCGCCGGAGATCCGGCTGCTGCTGGCCGAGGACCTGCCCGCATCACAGGACAGCGGGCGCGATGCGCCAATTGGCCAATACCTCTGA
- the lpdA gene encoding dihydrolipoyl dehydrogenase has product MTTHFDVVVLGAGVGGYVAAIRSAQLGLKTAVVEERYWGGVCLNVGCIPSKALLRNAELAHIFTKEAKAYGIQVDGTVSLDYGEAFRRSRKVADGRVKGVHFLMKKNGITEINGYGTFVDANTIEVGGERITFDHCVIAAGAKPRLLPGTSKSDRVVTYEEQILAEDIPDSIIIAGAGAIGVEFAYVLHNYGVKVTIVEFLDRMVPLEDEEVSAELFKRYRKLGINVLTSTRVESIEETGSGVRVTVSKDGQQQVLEADKVLQAIGFAPKVDGYGLENTGVQLTERGAIEIDARGRTNVPHIFAIGDVTAKLMLAHASESMGVVAAETIAGAETMELDFVMIPRATYCQPQIASFGWTEAQARERGFDVKVAKFPFTANGKAHGLGDSAGFVKILSDAKYGEIIGAHLIGPDVTELLPELTLAQQWDLTVHEVSRNVHAHPTLGEAVKEAIHGLAGHMINF; this is encoded by the coding sequence ATGACCACACATTTCGATGTCGTCGTCCTGGGGGCTGGCGTCGGTGGCTACGTCGCCGCGATCCGGTCGGCGCAGCTGGGCCTGAAGACGGCCGTCGTCGAGGAGCGCTACTGGGGCGGCGTGTGCCTCAACGTCGGCTGCATCCCGTCCAAGGCGCTGCTGCGCAACGCCGAACTCGCGCACATCTTCACCAAGGAAGCGAAGGCGTACGGCATCCAGGTCGACGGCACGGTCAGCCTGGACTACGGCGAGGCGTTCCGCCGCAGCCGCAAGGTGGCCGACGGGCGCGTCAAGGGCGTGCACTTCCTGATGAAGAAGAACGGCATCACCGAGATCAACGGGTACGGCACGTTCGTCGACGCCAACACCATCGAGGTCGGCGGCGAGCGGATCACGTTCGACCACTGCGTCATCGCCGCTGGCGCCAAGCCGCGGCTGCTGCCGGGAACGTCCAAGAGCGACCGGGTGGTCACCTACGAGGAGCAGATCCTCGCCGAGGACATCCCGGACAGCATCATCATCGCCGGCGCGGGCGCGATCGGCGTCGAGTTCGCGTACGTGCTGCACAACTACGGCGTGAAGGTCACCATCGTCGAGTTCCTCGACCGGATGGTCCCGCTCGAGGACGAGGAAGTGTCCGCCGAGCTGTTCAAGCGGTACCGCAAACTGGGCATCAACGTGCTCACCTCCACCCGTGTGGAGTCCATTGAGGAAACCGGCAGCGGTGTCCGGGTGACGGTGTCCAAGGACGGCCAGCAGCAGGTCCTGGAGGCCGACAAGGTCCTGCAGGCCATCGGGTTCGCGCCGAAGGTCGACGGCTACGGCCTGGAGAACACCGGCGTGCAGCTGACCGAGCGCGGCGCGATCGAGATCGACGCGCGCGGGCGCACCAACGTGCCGCACATCTTCGCGATCGGTGACGTGACCGCGAAGCTCATGCTCGCGCACGCCTCGGAGTCGATGGGCGTCGTGGCGGCCGAGACGATCGCGGGCGCGGAGACCATGGAGCTGGACTTCGTGATGATCCCGCGCGCGACGTACTGCCAGCCGCAGATCGCCAGCTTCGGCTGGACCGAGGCGCAGGCCCGCGAGCGCGGTTTCGACGTGAAGGTGGCGAAGTTCCCCTTCACCGCCAACGGCAAGGCGCACGGCCTCGGCGACTCGGCTGGCTTCGTGAAGATCCTGTCCGACGCGAAGTACGGCGAGATCATCGGAGCGCACCTGATCGGCCCGGACGTCACCGAGTTGCTGCCCGAGCTGACCCTGGCGCAGCAGTGGGACCTGACGGTGCACGAGGTGTCGAGGAACGTGCACGCCCACCCGACGCTGGGCGAAGCGGTCAAGGAAGCCATCCACGGCCTGGCCGGCCACATGATCAACTTCTGA
- a CDS encoding response regulator transcription factor, translating into MTRKAAARLLIVADDDVLVERLGELLAGAGYSHDVDPTMAVALDARYDVMIVDRTDANLEALAALRRRALTTRALVLSPIGSDADQADAMTAGADDYLPKPFLPARLLAKVRGLTRRHIDNAESIPFGRAQLDVRRYEVVLPRGKRVSLSVREFDLLRTLVARPTVIYPKAELRTRVFGTEASESTVDTYVYYLRKKLGQGVVRSVYRLGYKAGSIAP; encoded by the coding sequence GTGACCCGGAAGGCCGCGGCGCGGCTGCTGATCGTGGCCGACGACGACGTGCTCGTCGAGCGGCTCGGTGAACTGCTGGCCGGAGCGGGATACTCCCACGACGTCGATCCGACGATGGCCGTGGCGCTCGACGCGCGCTACGACGTGATGATCGTCGACCGCACCGACGCGAACCTGGAAGCGCTCGCCGCGTTGCGCCGCAGAGCACTGACCACGCGGGCGCTGGTGCTCTCGCCGATCGGCTCGGACGCCGACCAGGCGGACGCGATGACCGCGGGCGCGGACGACTACCTGCCGAAACCGTTCCTGCCGGCGCGGCTGCTGGCGAAGGTCCGCGGTCTCACGCGCAGGCACATCGACAACGCGGAGTCGATTCCCTTCGGCCGCGCCCAGCTCGATGTGCGGCGGTACGAAGTGGTGCTCCCGCGCGGCAAACGCGTGTCGCTGTCGGTGCGTGAATTCGATCTGCTGCGCACCCTGGTGGCCAGGCCGACGGTGATCTACCCGAAAGCGGAGTTGCGGACCCGCGTGTTCGGCACCGAGGCCAGCGAATCCACCGTGGATACGTACGTCTACTACCTGCGCAAGAAGCTGGGGCAGGGCGTCGTCCGCTCGGTGTACCGGCTCGGCTACAAGGCGGGCTCCATCGCGCCGTGA
- a CDS encoding amidohydrolase family protein: MSPEGLSRRELLYRSGQIAAGLTIAGATTAAAQEPDGAGGAGGHVVLREGTNMSAALSPDGERIAVDLVTGIWVLPSTGGKATRLTDDLQDATLPTWSPDGRRIAFQSYRDGNFHLYVIDAAGGAPRKLTSGPHDHREPAFSPDGKRLAFSSDRDGSYGVWLLELASGAVTAVTTTPDEESTPKWSPDGLRLVFTVNDTAIDVVTIATGERKRLITATGIDKLYGPAFGPDGQTPSYMLLRGPDAHLMLGDEQVTRDEDVFGFAATWTGQDVLYVADGHIRRRSGTTRTDIPLEARVSVARRDYRHRVRDLESTGPRPVRGVASPVVSPDGSQIAYRALNAIHVVSSAGGAPKRVIDDHFFNSDPDFSPDGRSLLYASDRLGTADLWLRDLASGKDTVLTSLPGAQTMPRFSPDGRKVAYVDQDGAVWTLEVATGKVQQVTPALFMPGRPSWSPDGNVIALAAVKPFSKRFREGTSQILTVDLRSGELRYAEPMPFRSLATRGDDGPLWSPDGRHFAFVVESVAWVAPVDAAGKLLGAPRQVTREVTDSLAWQGSDTLVHLSNGQLKATRIDGGRTRVIRLAATWRRPAPPDRSIIHAGAVWDGEAERLRHDVDIVVEGGRIAEIRPHRGDAQTVDARGLVAMPGLVDAHVHWNLRGRAWGDRQGRLWLAYGVTTTRSPGDPAYQMVETREALESGSRVGPRFLATGEAVDGSRIYYNFMRPTLSRRQLDLEMSRAVALEYDMIKTYVRMPVEYQQMVVRAAHAAGIPLSSHYLYPAANVGMDGMEHTGATNRLGYSHTVSRTGRAYQDAVTLFTRSGMSLTPTLFNSKFMYGEDKSLFTDERTRVLFPQWEYDRLKAEVAAIGTPGAPTAKALAANVDMALRVHRGGGLVITGTDAPLDNVAVSLHQNLRAMVKFGFTAREALITATSNPARWLGLDNRIGVLKPGAYADLVLVDGNPLADIKAAAAVRRTVVGGVQRTVDELMAPFRSQVAVSAKAAANEVLPALPSAEQQHWWHEPEWATHICCDH; the protein is encoded by the coding sequence ATGTCACCAGAGGGACTGTCACGGCGGGAACTTCTTTACCGAAGCGGGCAGATAGCTGCTGGTCTGACCATCGCGGGTGCCACGACGGCAGCCGCGCAGGAGCCCGACGGCGCTGGGGGCGCCGGGGGTCACGTGGTCTTACGCGAAGGCACGAACATGTCCGCGGCGCTGTCGCCGGACGGCGAACGGATCGCGGTCGACCTCGTGACCGGGATCTGGGTGCTGCCGTCGACCGGCGGCAAGGCCACCCGGCTGACCGACGACCTGCAGGACGCGACCCTGCCGACGTGGTCGCCGGACGGCAGGCGCATCGCGTTCCAGTCGTACCGTGACGGCAACTTCCACCTGTACGTGATCGACGCCGCGGGCGGTGCGCCCCGCAAACTGACCAGCGGCCCCCACGACCACCGCGAACCGGCCTTCTCGCCGGACGGCAAACGCCTGGCGTTCAGCAGCGACCGGGACGGCAGCTACGGCGTGTGGCTGCTTGAGCTGGCCTCCGGAGCGGTCACCGCGGTGACCACCACCCCGGACGAGGAGTCCACGCCGAAGTGGTCACCCGATGGCCTGCGCCTGGTGTTCACGGTCAACGACACCGCGATCGACGTGGTCACGATTGCCACCGGTGAGCGCAAACGGTTGATCACAGCGACCGGTATCGACAAGCTCTACGGCCCGGCGTTCGGGCCGGACGGGCAAACACCCAGCTACATGCTGCTGCGCGGGCCGGACGCCCACCTGATGCTGGGCGATGAGCAGGTCACGCGGGACGAGGACGTCTTCGGGTTCGCGGCGACCTGGACCGGCCAGGACGTGCTGTACGTGGCCGACGGCCACATCCGCCGCAGGTCCGGGACGACGAGAACGGACATCCCGCTGGAGGCGCGCGTTTCGGTCGCCCGGCGCGACTACCGGCATCGCGTGCGTGACCTGGAGTCGACGGGGCCCCGGCCGGTGCGCGGAGTCGCGAGCCCGGTCGTGTCACCGGACGGCTCGCAGATCGCCTACCGCGCGTTGAACGCGATCCACGTCGTGTCGAGCGCCGGGGGAGCGCCCAAGCGCGTCATCGATGACCACTTCTTCAACTCCGACCCGGATTTCTCCCCGGACGGCAGGAGCCTGCTGTACGCCAGCGACCGGCTCGGCACCGCGGACCTGTGGCTGCGTGACCTGGCCAGCGGCAAGGACACGGTGCTGACCTCGTTGCCGGGCGCGCAGACGATGCCGAGGTTCTCGCCGGACGGCCGCAAGGTCGCCTACGTGGACCAGGACGGCGCGGTGTGGACGCTCGAAGTGGCCACCGGCAAGGTCCAGCAGGTCACTCCCGCGTTGTTCATGCCGGGACGGCCGAGCTGGTCGCCGGACGGCAACGTGATCGCGCTGGCCGCGGTCAAGCCGTTCTCGAAGCGGTTCCGCGAGGGCACCAGCCAGATCCTCACGGTCGACCTGCGCAGCGGCGAACTGCGCTATGCCGAGCCGATGCCGTTCCGCTCGCTGGCGACCCGGGGCGACGACGGTCCACTGTGGTCGCCTGATGGCAGGCACTTCGCGTTCGTCGTGGAGAGCGTCGCGTGGGTCGCGCCGGTCGACGCGGCGGGCAAACTGCTCGGCGCGCCTAGGCAGGTCACCCGTGAGGTGACCGATTCCCTTGCCTGGCAGGGCTCCGACACGCTCGTCCACCTGTCCAACGGCCAGTTGAAGGCGACGAGGATCGACGGCGGGCGCACGCGCGTGATCCGGCTCGCGGCGACCTGGCGGCGACCTGCCCCACCCGACCGCTCGATCATCCACGCGGGCGCGGTGTGGGACGGCGAGGCCGAACGGTTGCGCCACGACGTCGACATCGTCGTCGAGGGCGGTCGGATCGCCGAGATCAGGCCACACCGCGGCGACGCGCAGACCGTCGACGCCCGCGGGCTCGTCGCGATGCCCGGCCTGGTCGACGCGCACGTGCACTGGAACCTGCGTGGCCGCGCGTGGGGCGACCGGCAGGGCCGGCTGTGGCTCGCGTACGGCGTCACCACGACCAGGTCGCCGGGTGACCCGGCGTACCAGATGGTGGAGACACGCGAGGCGCTCGAATCCGGCAGCCGGGTGGGGCCGCGGTTCCTGGCCACCGGTGAGGCCGTCGACGGTTCGCGGATCTACTACAACTTCATGCGGCCCACGCTTTCGCGCCGTCAGCTCGACCTGGAGATGTCCAGGGCGGTCGCGCTCGAGTACGACATGATCAAAACCTATGTCCGGATGCCGGTCGAGTACCAGCAGATGGTGGTCCGTGCCGCGCACGCCGCGGGCATCCCGTTGTCGTCGCACTACCTGTACCCGGCGGCGAACGTGGGGATGGACGGGATGGAGCACACGGGCGCGACCAACCGTCTCGGCTATTCGCACACGGTCAGCCGCACTGGCCGGGCCTATCAGGACGCCGTCACGTTGTTCACCCGGTCGGGTATGTCGCTCACGCCGACCTTGTTCAACTCCAAGTTCATGTACGGCGAGGACAAGTCGCTGTTCACCGACGAGCGGACCAGGGTGCTGTTCCCGCAGTGGGAGTACGACCGGCTCAAGGCCGAGGTCGCCGCGATCGGCACGCCGGGCGCGCCAACCGCCAAGGCTCTCGCGGCGAACGTCGACATGGCGCTCCGGGTGCACCGGGGCGGTGGCCTGGTCATCACCGGTACGGACGCGCCGCTGGACAACGTGGCTGTCTCGTTGCACCAGAACCTGCGGGCGATGGTTAAGTTCGGCTTCACAGCGCGCGAGGCGCTGATCACCGCCACGAGCAACCCGGCGCGCTGGCTCGGCCTGGACAACCGGATCGGCGTGCTCAAGCCCGGTGCGTACGCCGACCTGGTGCTGGTCGACGGCAACCCGCTGGCCGACATCAAGGCGGCGGCCGCGGTACGGCGCACGGTCGTCGGTGGCGTGCAGCGGACGGTCGACGAACTGATGGCTCCTTTCCGCAGCCAGGTGGCCGTGAGCGCCAAGGCCGCCGCCAACGAGGTGCTGCCGGCGCTGCCGTCCGCCGAGCAGCAGCACTGGTGGCATGAACCCGAATGGGCGACACACATCTGCTGCGACCACTGA
- the tdh gene encoding L-threonine 3-dehydrogenase — protein sequence MKALVKLVEGPGLEFTDVPDPEPGPNDVVVRVLRTGICGTDLHIDAWDDWAAKTIRTPLVVGHEFAGEVVEIGQAVTATKIGDLVSGEGHLVCGTCRNCKAGRRHLCANTRGLGVHSNGAFAEYAVLPEQNVWVHRNPIDLDVAAIFDPFGNAVHTALSFPVIGEDVLITGAGPIGIMAAAVARHAGARNIAITDVSDHRLELAKRVGVDLALNVRHASIADAQTVLGMSEGFDVGMEMSGQPTAMRDMIANMSHGGRIAMLGLPAAEFPVDFSAVVLKMLHIKGIYGREMFETWYSMSVLLQAGLDLSPVITHRYKACEHDLAFATAREGNCGKIILDWTEN from the coding sequence ATGAAGGCACTCGTCAAGCTGGTCGAGGGCCCGGGCCTGGAGTTCACCGACGTCCCGGACCCCGAACCGGGCCCGAACGACGTCGTGGTGCGCGTGCTGCGCACCGGCATCTGCGGCACGGACCTGCACATCGACGCATGGGATGACTGGGCGGCCAAGACGATCCGCACACCGCTCGTGGTCGGCCACGAGTTCGCGGGCGAGGTCGTCGAGATCGGTCAGGCCGTCACCGCGACCAAGATCGGCGACCTGGTCAGCGGAGAGGGCCACCTCGTCTGCGGCACGTGCCGCAACTGCAAAGCGGGCAGGCGCCACCTGTGCGCCAACACCCGTGGCCTGGGCGTACACAGCAACGGTGCGTTCGCCGAGTACGCCGTGCTGCCCGAGCAGAACGTCTGGGTCCACCGCAATCCCATCGACCTCGACGTTGCCGCGATCTTCGACCCGTTCGGCAACGCCGTGCACACCGCGCTGTCGTTCCCGGTCATCGGCGAGGACGTGCTGATCACCGGCGCCGGGCCGATCGGGATCATGGCCGCCGCTGTCGCCCGGCACGCGGGCGCCCGCAACATCGCCATCACCGACGTCAGCGACCACCGGCTGGAACTGGCCAAGCGGGTCGGCGTGGACCTGGCGCTCAACGTGCGCCACGCCTCGATCGCCGACGCGCAGACCGTGCTCGGCATGTCGGAGGGCTTCGACGTCGGCATGGAGATGTCCGGGCAGCCGACCGCGATGCGTGACATGATCGCCAACATGTCGCACGGCGGCCGCATCGCGATGCTGGGACTGCCCGCCGCCGAGTTCCCCGTCGACTTCAGCGCGGTCGTGCTGAAGATGTTGCACATCAAGGGGATCTACGGCCGGGAGATGTTCGAGACCTGGTACTCGATGTCGGTGCTGCTGCAAGCGGGCCTCGACCTGAGCCCGGTGATCACCCACCGGTACAAGGCTTGCGAGCACGACCTGGCGTTCGCCACCGCCCGCGAGGGCAACTGCGGCAAGATCATTCTGGATTGGACGGAGAACTGA
- a CDS encoding glycine C-acetyltransferase: MYGAMRENLRAGLDEIREAGLYKAERVIGTPQRANVRVGSGDEVLNFCANNYLGLADHPALVGAAKAALDEWGFGMASVRFICGTQQPHKQLEAKLSEFLGTDDTILYSSCFDANGGLFETLLTDQDAVISDELNHASIIDGVRLCKARRFRYKNRDMDDLERQLKDAADARYRLIATDGVFSMDGYLAPLDQICDLAERYDALVMVDDSHAVGFTGPTGRGTPELFGVTDRVDVVTGTLGKALGGASGGYVSGRAEIVEMLRQRSRPYLFSNSLAPSITAASLAALELLSTSGELLTRLRANTTLFRTRMTEEGFDLLPGEHPIIPVMIGDAALAGKLADLLLEQGIYVIGFSYPVVPHGKARIRTQMSAAHSADDVNRAVDAFVAARAKLDA; this comes from the coding sequence ATGTACGGCGCGATGCGCGAGAACCTGCGGGCCGGGCTTGACGAGATTCGTGAAGCTGGGCTTTACAAGGCGGAGCGGGTGATCGGCACCCCGCAGCGGGCGAACGTGCGGGTCGGCTCCGGCGACGAGGTGCTCAACTTCTGCGCCAACAACTACCTCGGCCTCGCCGACCACCCCGCGCTGGTCGGCGCGGCGAAGGCCGCACTGGACGAGTGGGGCTTCGGAATGGCCTCGGTCCGGTTCATCTGCGGCACGCAGCAACCGCACAAGCAGTTGGAAGCGAAGCTGTCGGAGTTCCTCGGCACGGACGACACGATCCTGTACAGCTCCTGCTTCGACGCCAACGGCGGGCTCTTCGAGACGCTGCTGACCGACCAGGACGCGGTGATCTCCGACGAGCTCAACCACGCGTCGATCATCGACGGCGTCCGGCTGTGCAAGGCCCGCCGCTTCAGGTACAAGAACCGCGACATGGACGACCTGGAGCGCCAGCTCAAGGACGCCGCCGACGCGCGGTACCGGCTGATCGCGACCGACGGCGTGTTCTCCATGGACGGCTACCTCGCGCCGCTGGACCAGATCTGCGACCTGGCCGAGCGCTACGACGCGCTGGTGATGGTCGACGACTCGCACGCGGTCGGCTTCACCGGCCCGACCGGCCGCGGCACGCCCGAGCTGTTCGGCGTGACCGACCGGGTGGACGTCGTGACCGGCACCCTCGGCAAGGCGCTCGGCGGCGCCAGCGGCGGCTACGTCTCCGGTCGTGCCGAGATCGTGGAGATGCTGCGGCAGCGTTCCCGGCCGTACCTGTTCTCGAACTCGCTGGCGCCGTCCATCACGGCCGCGTCGCTGGCGGCGCTGGAACTGCTCAGCACGTCGGGCGAGTTGCTGACCAGGCTGCGTGCGAACACCACCCTGTTCCGGACCAGGATGACCGAGGAAGGCTTCGACCTGCTGCCGGGCGAGCACCCGATCATCCCGGTGATGATCGGTGACGCGGCACTGGCCGGCAAGCTCGCGGATCTGCTGCTGGAGCAGGGGATCTACGTCATCGGTTTCTCGTACCCGGTCGTCCCGCACGGCAAGGCGCGGATCCGCACCCAGATGTCGGCCGCGCACTCGGCCGACGACGTCAACCGCGCTGTGGACGCGTTCGTCGCCGCGCGGGCCAAGCTCGACGCCTGA